The DNA window ACTGCTGCACGTGCCGCTGGCCGCTGTAGCCAATGGCATTGCTGCGGTGTTTGGCATTACCGCCTCGTTCCTGGGCAATCGTTACTTCGTTTTCCCGGGTCGCCCGGGTAGCGCGTTCAAGCAAGGGTCTTTGTTCGTCCTGGTGTATGCCGGCATTGCCCTGCTGCACGCGCTGCTGATGTTTGCCTGGGCCGATTGGCTGGGGCTCGATTACCGAATCGGCTTCCTGCTCATCACCGGACTGCAGATGGTCTGCAGCTTCCTCATCAACAAATTCGTGGTGTTCAAATGAACAAGTTCCTGCGTGCTGGGCTGGCGACGGTGCTCTTCATCGTCGCGCTGCTGCTGGTGTACTACGTGCACATGCGCCACTTCCGGGTGAACGTGGTGCTGTATGCCAGCATCCTCGATGCGGTGATCGCCACGGTCGGAGTATTTGGCGTGCTGTACCTGCTGAAGTGGTTCCGCGACTTCAGCCGACTGGAGCTGATTCAGCTGGTGGTGATCTGGATGCTGGGCGGCTACGTATTCGCCATTTCCCTTCCCACCGTCATTGACCGCTCGCTGTCGTTCTACATTCTGGAGAAGCTGCAGCAGCGTGGTGGTGGCATTCGGGAGGACGCTTTCCGCCAGGTGTTCACCGAGGAATACGTACGCGAGCATCACCTGGTGGAGGTGCGCCTGACCGAGCAGCTGCAGTCCGGCACGGTGGAGATCCACAATGGCTGCGTCACGCTCACTGCGCGCGGCGAGCGGTTGGCGTCGTTCAGCCGCTTCTATCGGCAGAACCTGCTGCCGACGCACCGTCTGTTAATGGGCGAGTACACCGACGCGCTCACCGACCCCTTCCGCGACAGCCACATGCCAGTCGATTATCGCTGCAGCCGGGACTGACCGGTCTCGCCGGTCCCGGTGCTGGGGCAGGAGGGCTGCGCTACCCCTGCTTCCGCCGCCCCGCCGTCCCCCCAGGCAGCGGAGCCAGCAACGCCTGCAGATCCTCGTCGCTGAAGCGCGGGCCGGCGTTGCCGCCGTCATCCAGGATGGTGTCGGCCAGTGCCGCCTTGCGCTCCTGCATTTCCGCGATCCGTTCCTCGATGCTGCCGGCGGCAATCAACTTGTAGACGAACACCGGCTGCTCCTGCCCAATGCGGTGCGCGCGGTCGGTGGCCTGATTCTCCGCCGCCGGGTTCCACCACGGGTCGAAATGGATGACGGTGTCGGCCCGGGTCAGATTCAGGCCAACGCCGCCGGCTTTCAGGCTGATCAGGAAGATCGGCACCTCGCCCTGCATGAAGCGCTGCACCGGGGTTTGCCGGTCACGGGT is part of the Stenotrophomonas oahuensis genome and encodes:
- a CDS encoding GtrA family protein — protein: MPAAAARKGLSGQLVRFLINGLVATAVHFSVLHVCIELLHVPLAAVANGIAAVFGITASFLGNRYFVFPGRPGSAFKQGSLFVLVYAGIALLHALLMFAWADWLGLDYRIGFLLITGLQMVCSFLINKFVVFK